The Toxoplasma gondii ME49 chromosome XI, whole genome shotgun sequence region ATTCAGACGAGGCTAACCTAACCAGCGACAAACGGAAGCTTCCGTTCTGGACGGTTGGTCACCAATCCAAGCGTTTTTAGTTCTTGCAACTGCCGGGCTGTCTGGCATAAAGAGAGAGAATTCTTGCCTTCTGGGCAGGAGAAAACACGGATGAACTTCTTGCTGTTCACTGGAAAAAAGTTATTCTATGAAGCAGAGCCGAACGGAAAGAATCCAAAGGTCTCTCGCTGTAGACAGTTGTGTCTCAAGAAAGTGACCTCGCGGACGAAACGGGGCCACCGACCGCACCGCATCCACGAGATATCATGGAGCTTTCCGGGCCGAGTTTTCCCTTTTGAAATCAACCGCGAATTCCTTGATttgagagaagcgacaaagCTGGGTCGGCGTGCTGAAGCCTCTCTCAGCGTCTCCCCGTATTTGACCTGAGAAAACTGTGTAGACTCTCCCGTCGAGACCGTGAGTATGGTGTGCCTCACCCAACAGGCTGTGAACTCCGACGGACTTCCGCAGGGGAAGTTCCCTCGAACAGCCTTTTGAGAAAAGAGCACGTCTGCTCGATATCGAAGATTCAGAAACTTGCTGTCATTTGCGTTTGACAGaccgtcgctgcttctctgtggcgTCCTTCTGGGATGGCGGCTTTTCGCGTGgttctgcgcatgcaccgccGCGGACCGGCTTCTGTTCCCGTTTGCGCGCCGCTTCTGGATCGCGATTCTGTCGATCTTTTCTCCAAAATCTCCGCCATCGACGAGTTGACCAAGTTGCACAGATTTTGTCCTTCTCCGCGTCATCCAAAACTCGATACGCGAGCGCCGGTAAGCTCCGATCACAGAGCGAGTTTCCCCGGCCGCCTCACACGCTTCGACTCGGTTCTGGATCGGCGGTATCGGAGCTGCTGTGCGCTGGACGCTCGTTTCGTTAATTTTGAGCTTCTCTCTGAagtttcgtcttccttcctcgtttccgtCGATACGCGCCGGAGATCATCCCCGTTACAAGGGCTTTGCTTCTGTTTGTCCTGCCGACGCCTACCTGGTTTTTTTCCCGCCCCCTCCGCATCTAGCGGTAGCCTCACCTGGATTCACTGCCGGCGCAGAACTCTCAAATTTCGCCGTGCTAACAGTTCCTTTCGGGTTCCTTTAACACAATTGCTTCTTTGACTTAAACAACCAAGCTGCAGCGACTTTTTTCGTGTCCTTGGCTCGTACCCGAGGTTCCTCATCGTCCCACAACCGCGGTCGGGGCTTGTACCGCATTCTCGGTCTGGCCCAGGCTTGCTTTTCTCTATACAGCCTGAAAAAATTGGAGACACGGAAGATGAAACTGCGACCAACGCTCTGGTGGCTCGCCACCTCTTTGGCGGGAAGGAGCGAGTAAAGTTCGTTTGTCGATTTTCTGATGGAGAAGGCAACCAGGCACAGCGACACCACACACACCCGGTCCACTCTGTGCAAGCTCGACGCACTTCCCGCCATATGGTTTCGGCTTGCTTCCGACATGGTGACctatttctctcttccgacAGCTTCTTTAGTTTCACTTTCTTGgggttttcctctttttcttcgctgtctcggccGCTCTGCAGGAGGACAGGAAGCCGGACTTCGCCTGGCTTCTCGAACTGCCTCTTGTGACCAGCAGTCCTGAGCCTGCAGCCTTCCCCACCTAGTGACCAGCCTTCCggctctttcgcttctcccttttaACGATGTGGTGGAGACAATCTTCCCCGGAAAACACCATGTACGTCATaactcttttctccgtcccCAGTTCtgccgcctcttctctccttttcttttgcaTCTTTCTCTACGACTATCCTCTCGGTGATTCTCGTAAATGCATCGACTCGCGATTTTCGCCGTCTTTCTTCCCGGCCCGTGTGATCGTCTCAGTCGTATCTGGCACAGGATACGATAGGCGGTCGCTGTGGtcagtctctttttcctctcgcaaTATTTATTTCGATTTAGATTTTAACATGGATTCCTGGTTTCTCGTCGCTGACGTCTCTGCCCCATCTCGATGAACTGGTGACGTTCCATTGATACAGGCAAAGGGACGCGGTCTCCCTTTTCCTAGTGTTAGGATGCGGGGGAAAACTCCAGTTACGAGatcctgtgtctgtctctgcatcttcgcGTAGAGGCGATTCCTGCGCGTTTTttggaagcgaaggcgactGCTGTTTTTCTCACGGACTCTCGAGCTCCACGCTTGGCTCGCGGAGCCGGAAGAGTTCTTTTTGTGGACTGTGCACAATACATGCCTCTCTTCCACATCCACTGCACTCCTCTTTTCCCCAGACTTACCTGCACTCTGATGCGCATCTGCATTTCGCTGTTTGAGTGCCGACGAAGCTCGAACGTCCACTCCACAGGGTCTCAGGAGGTCGTCCATGGCGCGGCCGATCACACGTCCTGTTGAAGGACCGACTGACGCAAGCAGGGATTTTTTTATAGAGACGAACAGAGTCCCGGCCTCAGAGTGAAGAGAGGCTCTGCTGGACCTCGTGGAGATTCGCTCGAGAGGAGCTGTCTACCGAAGCACTGCAAGAACTCGCGCGTTTCCGTCTCATCTGATTTATGTCTTtctccatgcatgcatgccgtGTGGTAATAAGGTAAAAgactgcctcttctttcttcctgtgtctcctgaggaggcggcgaaagCCATGCTCACCCCGCGACTGAGGCCTTCACCTTCTTGCGGCTCTGTCCTTTTCCTCCGTGTTTTCTCAGGTCGGCTCCAGaagcttctgcttctcacAAGGGACCTGCTGAGGCCGCTGGACTCGCGCCAacgtctgcctctgctgctgcttcgtcttcttcttctgcagcaggTCGGCTTTCCGAGGAACACTGTGCTCACGTTTGGGATCCCTCAGCCACTCAGCCTTCCGGACCTTCCTCGCGGCCTCGCGGCGCAGCTGCAGGGGAGACGGAACGCGACTCGGTGGAGATCCAGGGTGAACGCGAAGGTTGCGAAGGCCGCGAAGAGAGCCCAGGAGGCGCGACTACAGCCGCACTGGGCAGGAACTTGCAAGCGGCGAATGCTCATCccgaaaggcgagaagagaggagagaactcgGTTGGGGTGATGAACGACACCGGAGGTCTTCGAGCGAGCGACTGGCGTTGTTCTCGCACTCTGTGGAGGACCGAGCTGGCGGGTCGGCATGCGCTTGGTCAACGCGAGCTCGCGGAAGTCAGTACTACAACGAGGCGATGAATGAGATCTTCGAGGCGCGCgacgaggagcgcgagaggcTGCGCCGACTGTCCCGAAGACGAAAGGTCTCAAAGGAAGAGCTCctccgcgaagaagacgcagacgcgctTCACTCGCGGCTGGacgaaggcgggagaagtcggagaagacgagctgacgaagaggcagagagcgacggcggctcgagagagggggagagcTTCCGTGCAGACGCGGCGAAGAGCTCTGAAGGCCGAGCCGGGCGACCCAGAAGGTTCAGCGAAGACCGAGAGAACTCAGACGCGTCGGCCGTCAGTTCACGGTTCGCACCCTCAGACGAGGACGGccggagacgcaggaaatcccacagagacgcgaacgagAAAGCGTCTTTCGTACAGTGGGAGACAGAGGTGGAGGACGCTTGCCCTGCAGACGAGGATTTGACGGAGGACCGCAAGACGCATGGATGGACGCGCAAGGGCCTCCCGTCTCGACGGTCAAAGTCGCACTGGCTCTCGCTTCGCCGAGAAAACGCTTCTCAACAAATGAAGAAGGATGggagcgagagcagagagaggcaggcggagagcgagagtgggggaggaaggcgcaggacgaacagcgaagacgaccAGGCCGCTTCGAATCCTGCAGCCTGCCAACGAAGCTcgaaggaggaaggcagtggcGGCTTGGCTGTTGCTTCTGAAActcgaaaaacgcgagaagacgcctgCGAAGCATCGCCCAGTCTGCGAGCAGCTCGCGCTCGCGCCGACTTGACCCTCGAGGACGCGTctgcacgcatgcaggaCGAACTTTTTCGGGACGCGCCCTCGTCCCCAAGGGCATCtgtgaggagacacagagacaggcaactcgggaagcgagagacacggTTCTCCTGGACGGACCCAGCGcggtttctctcgttccgGCGACCCCGGTTGCAGGCCTCaccaagagagacagctgcaCCCTCGCCGTCAGCCTCTGATGGAGAGGCAGCCTCAGTGAGGCGTGGAGGTTTCAGCGGCcagcgcgagaaggcgaaaggccTCGAGAGTTTCTTGAGCTTCCAGCGGGACCGAGCTGACAGGCGCGCGCAGGCAGAAGACCCCCGAGGAGGCACCTGGCGAAACCGACGACCGAGCGACGACGgcaagaggcgaagagacgctcggcgaagagaaggcgaggcgctcggcgaaggcgaggaaaggaagccAGAACCGAGGCCTTTTCTCGCAGTTCTCACGGCGGCGCAGACTGATGAGACGCCAGCGGTTGCGGAGgcctcctcttcgcgttcttccgcGGGGATTCGCGCGTCGCCAACTGACGCCCGACCCTCCTGCAACTCGCCGTCCCTCCCGTCGATGTCATCGGCGACCTTCTCCTCGCAAGTCCGCGAGGCCGATGAGGCCAACGAGGCGTCGGAGCGGAAGCCCCTGACTCGGACCAGCACGGCGAAGGGTCGTTTCTTCGACCTTTCTGTTTgttctgcgccttcgccgcctccgaGAAAGGCGCCGTCCTCGGACCGCGGCTGCTTGTCGGCGCTTCGGGAGCTGttgccgtctctcctccggcCACGGTGGCGAAAGGTGGACGGCGAAGACATCTCCGCGGTTTGCTCGACTCTCTTGCCTGAAGCCGACGTCGAAGCCGTCCCTTCGCGGCCTCCTTCGCTTGAAGTCGACAGAGTGAGGCCCGCGCTTCGCTCTCACGTCCTCATTCAGATTCAGCGCGGCTCCCACAAAATTCTCGAGCTCCAAGTGGCGGAAGTCCTCCGGCAAATCCACCACCAGTGCGCGGAGaacgagcgcatgcagagggagcttttgaggcgcgagaa contains the following coding sequences:
- a CDS encoding CorA family Mg2+ transporter protein (encoded by transcript TGME49_309240~Predicted trans-membrane domain (TMHMM2.0):1046-1069:1500-1523:1537-1560), producing the protein MWWRQSSPENTMSAPEASASHKGPAEAAGLAPTSASAAASSSSSAAGRLSEEHCAHVWDPSATQPSGPSSRPRGAAAGETERDSVEIQGEREGCEGREESPGGATTAALGRNLQAANAHPERREERRELGWGDERHRRSSSERLALFSHSVEDRAGGSACAWSTRARGSQYYNEAMNEIFEARDEERERLRRLSRRRKVSKEELLREEDADALHSRLDEGGRSRRRRADEEAESDGGSREGESFRADAAKSSEGRAGRPRRFSEDRENSDASAVSSRFAPSDEDGRRRRKSHRDANEKASFVQWETEVEDACPADEDLTEDRKTHGWTRKGLPSRRSKSHWLSLRRENASQQMKKDGSESRERQAESESGGGRRRTNSEDDQAASNPAACQRSSKEEGSGGLAVASETRKTREDACEASPSLRAARARADLTLEDASARMQDELFRDAPSSPRASVRRHRDRQLGKRETRFSWTDPARFLSFRRPRLQASPRETAAPSPSASDGEAASVRRGGFSGQREKAKGLESFLSFQRDRADRRAQAEDPRGGTWRNRRPSDDGKRRRDARRREGEALGEGEERKPEPRPFLAVLTAAQTDETPAVAEASSSRSSAGIRASPTDARPSCNSPSLPSMSSATFSSQVREADEANEASERKPLTRTSTAKGRFFDLSVCSAPSPPPRKAPSSDRGCLSALRELLPSLLRPRWRKVDGEDISAVCSTLLPEADVEAVPSRPPSLEVDRVRPALRSHVLIQIQRGSHKILELQVAEVLRQIHHQCAENERMQRELLRREKARRRDARRRRRAEERAARRALEQAQQTADPAEDEGDALGARKERGGSPHAGPPDARRRGASWSSLSSESDTSEDASSDDASGDWTPWSRSDTRRLSFEASDFSSASRPSRPRRRRQVYTASDAERHRREEARGGNRGGEARRGGGGPWNCPWGQETQRHEETRKRRFRGCCGGTHVHPSDICSRHFHCCCGSFSNARRDSWGGAREDKGRRSRGASCCSSSHRSSPAVSTIGRLTYRDCRQAFTDGYPIPSIEVRRHVILVCLPPVTCFVLWNCVYVVMSDELEPDRLISQLSRLSRFYATLMEAEHSRTKGRHRGAKRAERPAGNWPTEGSGTDREEREREEREREEREREEREREEREREERERDDASVCSRSPLSPDLPAKTSVNGSRARAVGDASQRRAREGRTGERQRGQDGKIFSDGSDDMAEAIHVQLPGTQTTSFLEVKKAHQKAPSPRWHRAESGACAVEPIAPEAGGEGPTEGGESSETAVSGSGGGSPSASSSRRAKGDARPRRDGDRWSAKQSDLRRRKSDGEESHEESNGQDGSATPHPLPFEFAALECIFFAAFQQLNSDILYLERKFADTRQKTSKNTEISSILMEGLHSLKEPVAFYQDRVHAFDKAFDELLLNSADLHRMELTKLHRNPDLYGDDPNRDQVNPDLEILLEYFDQEMDQFKVRVRHLKEGIENTERLISLRLSLMRNRLIRWELAAAVVAAGLAIGTCISGLFGMNLENGYEDGKTSSHDVFLAVSGVVTTVALLSILVVVYLIKTTVL